The DNA segment TCTGGCAAACATTGCGCGAAGAGATTCGGACGGCCAGAAGAGTCGCGAACGTCAACAGGCAACGCCATAATGCTTGAGCAACGCCGGCAAAACAATATGGCCAAAGACTTAATTTTTGAATATATTTGGTTCAATTTTCTTGCTGTTTCTTGAGGCAAGATTTGTCGCTTACGAAATGGAGGCACGGGAGATACGATATGCCTGCTAAACATCAGGGCCGCGAGTTGGAGAGTCTTGAGATCATGGAGAAGGCGGCGCGGATGTACTTCATTGAGCGCCACAGCCAGGAATACATCGCCACGAAACTCCAGGTCAAGGGTGGCGGACCGGCCATCTCTAAGATATTGGATAAGGCTCGCGAGCAGGGAGTAATCGCCTTCGACATCGACCGGAGTTATGGCATAGTCGGCACTCAGGAGCCGAACCTGAGGCGACAGCTTAGGGAGAAGTTTGAAATCCACGAAGCCATTGTGGTCGGGGTGGACGAACTGACCATGGACGAGCGCCTTTCGGATGACTACCTCCACACCGCTCTGGCCAATCAAACGGGGGCTCATGTCGCCGCGCGAATCCAGCCCAACGACCATGTGGGTATCGGTAGCGGGCGTGCCGTTTATCAGGCCGTAAAAGCCATTAAGCGTATGCCCCCCCTGCGCCGCGGCGTGCGGATCACGCCGATCAGCGGGCGCATCTGGACGCACTCCTGGAAAGTCGATGGGTCAAAGATAGAGCGCCCGCTCGATGCCGACGACGCGGCCTTTGTCCTTTCCCTCGCCTTCGAGAATGAGCCGGGGACGCGTTTCAGCCAGGTGGCCTACCCGCTGTTCGTATCCAGTCAACAAGAAGCGGCTGAAATCATGAACACGGGTTGCCCTTTCCTGCCCGGCGCGAAGTGGCGCTTCGGAATTCCGAAGTTGGCCCTTGTAGGGGTGGGAACCGTCGACCCGCGCAGCGGGCACCGCTTTGCTGACCTTTATCGGAGTGACAAGAATATACCCGAACTTGACCGTTACCTGGACCTTGCATCAATAGAGTTGAAGGCCGCGATTGAATTCGTTCAAGCGGCTGGATTGCCCCACTTCTCTGATATAACTAACCGCCTGTTTCCGACCTTGCCCTTTCCCCATGAGGTAGAGAAGCCGGTGCTAAAGAAGTACACGACGGCCTACAACGACCTGATCAGAAAACTAAATCGCCTCAACGAAAGAATGGTCGTAGTCGAATTTAATCACTTGCGTGAGATTCAGTCCGTCGTGGCCATCGCAGGAGGTCCCTTTAAGATCCGCGCCCTCTGGACACTACTGATCACCGCTTTGATCGATCCTTCCAAACGCATCCTCACCGAACTGACTACGGACGCGGAAAGCGCAAGAACGCTCATGGCGACTCTAGAAGCTTATAATGTTGCCGACCTCGAAATAAAAACATGGTATGAAGCGATGACAAAAACGCTTTTCTGAAGGTCGGTAGGATAGCCTGATGCTCACTGGACCTTCCTATATCAAGAGGCAGAGACGCAGTTTGTCATCCAGCAAAGGTGTAACCCCTCCTTCAACTCGAATCTCTGCGCAGCGTCACTCAACGCACACACTTTGACCGCATAGATGCCAAGCGGCTCCACAGCCGAGGTCGCGCTTCAGCGCCTCAATCAGGAGGGATCCTGTCGATGATCGGCTTTTAGTTTACCGGGCTTCCCTATGCTTGCGGGCTGCTACTCGTCACCCCGTTCTTGGTATGCCGTCTGTTCCGGAATACTACCTTTCGGCACTCTATTGAAATCGGCACATACCGTTCTTTATTGCCCTTGCCCCGGACTCGGATAAGGTAATCTTCCAGCAGGACGTTTTCTTTGGTCAGCGTCAGGGCTTCGTCTATCCGTATGCCGGTGTCAATCAGAAGCACAATTAAGGCGTACAGGCGACGACCATAGAAGTCCTTAGGCTTCCAGGAGAGCAAGAGCTTTAGCTGTTCATCAGAGAATGTCTTGAGAGTCTTTTCCGGCTCTTTCAAAGGTTTGATCCGTAGCCGCTCTGGTAGGTATTCGTTTTCCAGCATCCACGACAGAAACGAGTTCAGGCTACGGATGTAGTAGTTGACCGAAGTAACAGCTATACCCGATTCCTGAAGCTGAATAACAAATTCCTTGAGGTTTTGCTTGGTTAGCAATTCATCGCCTACGGTGCGCTTGTAGGCCCGTTCGCAGTCTTTGAAGGCTTTAACGGTGGCAGGGGAGATGTTTTTCAGAAACACTTTCTCCCTGACGAACTGAGAAAACAGGGCGTCAATGTGCATTTTGATTTCTCCTAGTCTGCTGTCCTTTTCAGGAGTTAGGTTGACTAAGAGACGTGAAGGAAAGGCTTTTATTTGAAGGAATTATGGCTGGGAGGCAGGGATTCGAACCCCGATAAGCAGATCCAGAGTCTGCTGTCCTACCGTTGAACGACCTCCCAACTCTATCAACTACTTCCAAGTAGAAAAATCAGCAGGTCTTTCACAATCTGCTGACCTCGGAACAGACGGAATTTTACCTTACTCCCTGGCGATCTTTCAACTAATCGAGCGCTTTAAATCCTCCGTTGATGATTCCAGAGCCTCCATCCGCGCTGCCGGTCATAAGGATTCGACTAAGTCTTTCGCGGCTTTCAGGCCAGCTCCCGGTTCTTTCTCTAATCAGCCTTCACTGCCTCGATCTTTCGCCCGCCGCGGACGAGCGTTTGCGGCGCCTGGCGTTTTATTCCCCAATCCATACGACTGCACGGCTGTTGAAAGCGGCAGCCCGCACTGACCGAAAAACATGGCGGCCGGGTACAACTCCGCATCGCATTTTGGATTGCTGCATTTCATGGCATTCCTTTCGGATTTCACACAACGCTTAAAGATGGCCGCCGCTTACGTGATCAAGTCTGCTGCCTGTGCCCTTGCCAATTGCGGTAACAAGGTATTTACTCTTCCTCAACAAACCGGCGACCGGGGCGGCGTCCGGCTGCGATAACGATCAGTCATTTACATTACGGAGGAATTATGGCTCGCTTGAGAATACTTTTCGCCTTCATCCTTGCGCTCTCACTGCTGCCGGTGAGCAGCGGGCTTGCGAAGGCCGTCACGCCGCGGCTAGCCCAAACCGTAAGCCGCGAAGCCGTGCCCTACTTCACCGAGCCGGCGGTGTCGCCCGACCGCTCGGAGATCGCTTTCGTATCGGGCGGCGACATCTGGACGGCTCCCCTGAGCGGCGGCGAAGCGCGCCTGCTGGTCTCGCATGCGGCGAGCGAATCGCGTCCGCTCTATTCACCTGACGGCAAGCGCCTGGCTTTCGTTTCGACGCGCACAGGCAATGGCGACATCTATGTGCTGACGCTCGACAGCGGCGAGTTGCTGCGCCTGACCTTTGATGAAGCGCTCGACCAGCTTGATGCATGGTCGCGTGACGGGCGCTGGCTCTACTTCTCTTCGAACGCCCACGACATTGCCAACCTCTTCAATGACATCTACCGGGTCAGCGCCGAAGGCGGCACGCCGATGCCGGTGAGCGCCGAACGCTACGTCAATGAATACGCGGCGGCCCCTTCGCCCGACGGCAGCCAGATGGCCTTCACGGCGCGCGGCGACAGCTCTGTACAGTGGTGGCGCAAGGGCCA comes from the Blastocatellia bacterium genome and includes:
- a CDS encoding sugar-binding domain-containing protein, giving the protein MPAKHQGRELESLEIMEKAARMYFIERHSQEYIATKLQVKGGGPAISKILDKAREQGVIAFDIDRSYGIVGTQEPNLRRQLREKFEIHEAIVVGVDELTMDERLSDDYLHTALANQTGAHVAARIQPNDHVGIGSGRAVYQAVKAIKRMPPLRRGVRITPISGRIWTHSWKVDGSKIERPLDADDAAFVLSLAFENEPGTRFSQVAYPLFVSSQQEAAEIMNTGCPFLPGAKWRFGIPKLALVGVGTVDPRSGHRFADLYRSDKNIPELDRYLDLASIELKAAIEFVQAAGLPHFSDITNRLFPTLPFPHEVEKPVLKKYTTAYNDLIRKLNRLNERMVVVEFNHLREIQSVVAIAGGPFKIRALWTLLITALIDPSKRILTELTTDAESARTLMATLEAYNVADLEIKTWYEAMTKTLF
- a CDS encoding tyrosine-type recombinase/integrase: MHIDALFSQFVREKVFLKNISPATVKAFKDCERAYKRTVGDELLTKQNLKEFVIQLQESGIAVTSVNYYIRSLNSFLSWMLENEYLPERLRIKPLKEPEKTLKTFSDEQLKLLLSWKPKDFYGRRLYALIVLLIDTGIRIDEALTLTKENVLLEDYLIRVRGKGNKERYVPISIECRKVVFRNRRHTKNGVTSSSPQA